The Variovorax paradoxus B4 genome includes a region encoding these proteins:
- a CDS encoding ABC transporter permease: MAEAATGSRAGSAPWFLSAPALLLFLGLLVIPLALTAVLSFHSFDGTRGVLPDFTARNYLEVFSDPYYYEIFLRTAGLALAVTLLSVLFGVPETIILSRMKAPWRGIFLIVILGPLLVSVVVRTLGWAILMGNNGLINAGLKALGLADEPVRLLFTMTGVVIALTHVLMPFMVISVWASLQKLDPQVENAGLSFGAAPLTVFRRVILPQILPGILSGGIIVFALAASAFATPAILGGRRLKVVATAAYDEFLSTLNWPLGASIAILLLIANVIVIAGFNRWLERRYAQVFEG; the protein is encoded by the coding sequence ATGGCTGAGGCCGCCACCGGGTCGCGCGCGGGTTCCGCGCCCTGGTTCCTCAGCGCGCCTGCGCTGCTGCTGTTTCTCGGGCTGCTGGTGATTCCGCTCGCGCTCACCGCGGTGTTGTCATTCCACTCGTTCGACGGCACGCGCGGCGTGCTGCCGGACTTCACCGCGCGCAACTACCTCGAGGTCTTCTCGGACCCGTACTACTACGAGATCTTCCTGCGCACGGCCGGCCTGGCGCTGGCCGTCACGCTGCTGTCGGTGCTGTTCGGCGTGCCGGAGACCATCATCCTGTCGCGCATGAAGGCGCCGTGGCGGGGCATCTTCCTGATCGTCATTCTTGGCCCGCTGCTGGTCTCGGTCGTGGTTCGCACGCTGGGCTGGGCCATCCTCATGGGCAACAACGGGCTCATCAACGCGGGCCTGAAGGCGCTAGGCCTCGCGGACGAACCAGTGCGCCTGCTGTTCACGATGACCGGGGTGGTCATCGCGCTCACGCACGTGCTGATGCCGTTCATGGTGATCTCGGTGTGGGCCTCGCTGCAGAAGCTCGATCCGCAGGTCGAGAACGCGGGGCTGTCCTTCGGCGCGGCGCCTTTGACGGTGTTTCGCCGGGTCATCCTGCCGCAGATCCTGCCGGGCATCCTGTCGGGCGGAATCATCGTGTTCGCGCTGGCGGCCTCGGCCTTCGCCACGCCGGCCATTCTCGGCGGGCGCCGGCTCAAGGTGGTGGCCACGGCCGCCTACGACGAGTTCCTGAGCACGCTGAACTGGCCGCTGGGCGCATCGATCGCGATCCTGCTCCTGATCGCCAACGTCATCGTCATCGCGGGCTTCAACCGCTGGCTCGAGCGGCGCTACGCGCAGGTCTTCGAAGGTTGA